From a single Planctellipticum variicoloris genomic region:
- a CDS encoding AAA family ATPase: MQINLSVLDQAVQQTIRPVLIEQGNLEEGPESFLQKKVLPKVRPLLQRESLEADPVRSVHDAFKSQKYLLSAYEQMQSVDFVSNAKPAALRRHVVDLLFGTEPLQTRIETFLKWSKVRAGADGNKSGIGLTAITYLLALSDPDRYAFCKPLVFEAAATALLSRKADVPVGRLERAVTATAFYEKLLRLFRERYALPFRNLLDVHTALYVLQNTYHGLPSWSQLSDSSSPGRSIMHDLNLVLYGPPGTGKTYETIRHAVEICDGTASLDREELVTRYRELQAEERIAFVTFHQSYGYEDFVEGIRPVLAEEEVASPEERSPEVQYECRPGIFKRLCLLAGSKATRQEASQNVELEKATIWKMSLGNTLRPEDAAVYDECIEKGCLLLGYGQGLNYQGCKSRKDVLTLLQKHDPELKPTDFHVQAMDTFVCRMQVGDLVVVSDGNHKFRAIGRISGPYQYVDRDGEYDQLRAVEWLAVFDESLPREAICTKAFSQMTIYQLHKRDLKLDAMKELIGRNTSGVRNHVLIIDEINRGNISKILGELITLLEPDKRIGAENELQVTLPYSGEKFGVPSNVYVIGTMNTADRSIAFLDVALRRRFHFVELMPDVEIVRSLTGDGGVVDGVAVADLLEMLNARIELLYDRDHQIGHSVFLGLHSLAELRDVMCRKVIPLLQEYFYGDWSKICLVLGCPISEGGGPVTKNSHPMIRSSPLKASSLLRGGDDWIEDKVRCEVHPEFGSSSTAATLRSYFLSAFQGEEQ, from the coding sequence ATGCAAATCAATCTGTCCGTCCTCGACCAAGCGGTTCAGCAGACGATTCGGCCAGTTCTGATCGAGCAGGGCAATTTGGAGGAGGGACCCGAGTCGTTTCTCCAAAAGAAGGTGCTCCCAAAGGTCCGTCCGCTGCTTCAGCGTGAATCTCTGGAGGCGGACCCGGTTCGGAGCGTTCACGACGCATTCAAGAGCCAAAAGTATCTGCTTTCGGCTTATGAGCAAATGCAGTCCGTGGACTTCGTCAGCAATGCGAAGCCGGCTGCGCTTCGGCGTCACGTCGTAGATCTGCTGTTTGGGACAGAACCGCTCCAGACGCGAATCGAGACCTTTCTGAAGTGGTCCAAGGTTCGCGCGGGAGCGGACGGGAATAAATCGGGTATTGGTCTGACCGCCATTACTTATCTATTGGCGCTGTCGGACCCAGATCGATATGCGTTCTGTAAGCCGCTCGTCTTCGAGGCAGCGGCGACGGCGCTCCTCTCAAGAAAAGCTGATGTTCCTGTCGGACGATTGGAACGTGCCGTCACCGCGACGGCTTTTTACGAAAAGCTGCTACGGTTGTTCCGGGAACGCTACGCTCTGCCGTTTCGTAATCTGCTCGATGTGCATACCGCACTCTATGTCCTGCAAAACACGTATCATGGCCTACCGAGCTGGAGTCAGCTCAGCGACAGCTCATCGCCAGGACGCTCAATAATGCACGATTTGAATCTGGTTCTTTACGGCCCCCCAGGAACCGGGAAGACCTACGAGACCATCCGGCACGCCGTGGAGATCTGCGATGGCACTGCTTCGCTGGATAGAGAAGAACTGGTGACTCGCTATCGGGAATTGCAGGCCGAAGAACGGATCGCGTTTGTGACGTTCCACCAGTCGTATGGTTATGAAGACTTTGTCGAGGGGATTCGCCCAGTTCTGGCGGAGGAAGAGGTCGCTTCACCAGAAGAACGATCGCCCGAAGTTCAGTACGAATGCCGGCCGGGGATCTTCAAACGCCTTTGTCTGCTGGCCGGAAGCAAGGCTACTCGCCAGGAAGCGAGTCAGAACGTCGAGTTAGAGAAAGCAACAATCTGGAAGATGTCTCTTGGAAACACGCTGCGGCCGGAGGATGCCGCCGTGTATGACGAGTGCATCGAGAAGGGCTGCTTGCTGCTGGGGTATGGGCAGGGCCTGAACTATCAGGGCTGCAAGTCTCGCAAAGACGTGCTCACTCTGTTGCAGAAGCATGATCCCGAGCTGAAACCAACCGACTTTCATGTTCAGGCAATGGACACATTCGTCTGTCGGATGCAAGTTGGAGATCTGGTCGTGGTCTCCGATGGGAACCACAAATTCCGTGCGATTGGCCGAATCAGCGGGCCGTACCAGTACGTAGATCGCGACGGAGAATACGATCAATTGAGAGCGGTGGAGTGGCTAGCCGTCTTCGACGAGAGCCTGCCACGCGAGGCGATCTGCACCAAAGCGTTTTCTCAGATGACCATTTACCAGCTTCACAAGCGGGATCTGAAGCTGGATGCGATGAAGGAGTTGATCGGTAGGAACACGAGCGGGGTCCGGAATCACGTTCTTATCATTGATGAAATCAACCGCGGGAACATCTCGAAGATCCTCGGGGAGCTGATTACGCTCCTGGAGCCGGACAAGCGGATCGGGGCAGAGAACGAACTGCAGGTTACGTTGCCGTATTCTGGCGAGAAGTTCGGAGTGCCATCAAACGTCTACGTGATCGGCACCATGAATACCGCCGACAGATCGATCGCCTTTTTGGATGTTGCGCTTCGCCGGCGTTTCCACTTCGTTGAACTGATGCCCGACGTGGAGATCGTGCGCTCGCTCACCGGGGATGGTGGCGTTGTCGACGGCGTTGCTGTTGCCGACCTGCTGGAGATGCTCAACGCACGGATCGAACTGCTTTATGACCGCGATCATCAAATTGGGCATTCCGTGTTTCTTGGCCTCCACTCCCTGGCCGAATTGCGCGACGTCATGTGCCGGAAAGTGATACCGCTGCTACAGGAGTATTTCTACGGTGACTGGTCGAAGATCTGCCTTGTTCTAGGATGCCCGATATCTGAAGGTGGCGGGCCTGTGACCAAGAACAGCCACCCCATGATCCGCTCAAGTCCTCTAAAAGCCTCCTCCCTGCTTCGTGGCGGCGACGATTGGATCGAAGACAAGGTCCGGTGCGAAGTGCATCCGGAATTCGGGTCATCATCTACGGCAGCGACACTCAGGTCGTATTTCCTCTCGGCTTTCCAGGGAGAGGAGCAATAG
- a CDS encoding McrC family protein, with amino-acid sequence MLEIRLTEFDRLPRKRLTLRQLRELQRFDELQGRSTGDTVFDWTFRDHIRVKSYVGVIQVPGLIIEILPKTDGGEDSTGFGDGGQARQNLLFMLSQAGYLPGHDRDLASLAGRRLPLLEVLITAFVRRLLIEVRRGQQHQYVYREESLSCVKGRILLQRQVLQNVAQRHRLWVGYDEFVNDTLLNQILKATCRCLLALARLPKTQQLLREALLEFADVEDLVIQGDDFSRVLLDRASERYRDLLQFCRLVYEGTTVAPQAGAHSSFSLFFPMETLFEEFVGRFVKRNARYFGLLPEQVHLQARGRGLWLLRDENLQGRFRLRPDIVIDDVAGVPQIILDTKWKRLVDLKSDAKNGVSQADLYQLFAYASRYNCENNVLLYPHSPGVVSRSYSIDGDPSKKRLRIECLDLGFDLYLERDRLLNNLAAILNPTSSSEPVVEG; translated from the coding sequence TTGCTGGAAATTCGACTTACCGAATTTGATCGTTTGCCGCGTAAGCGACTGACTTTGCGTCAGCTGCGGGAACTGCAACGGTTCGACGAACTGCAGGGGCGGTCAACCGGGGACACCGTTTTCGACTGGACGTTTCGAGACCATATCCGGGTGAAGAGTTACGTCGGCGTCATTCAGGTGCCAGGGTTGATCATCGAGATCTTGCCCAAAACGGACGGCGGCGAGGATTCCACTGGTTTTGGGGATGGCGGACAGGCTCGGCAGAACCTCCTCTTCATGCTGAGTCAGGCAGGATATCTACCTGGGCACGACCGAGATCTCGCGTCGCTCGCCGGTCGTCGGCTTCCTCTCCTCGAAGTGCTGATTACTGCTTTTGTCCGGCGACTGCTAATTGAAGTACGCAGGGGACAGCAGCACCAGTACGTCTATCGAGAGGAGTCGCTGAGCTGCGTGAAGGGGCGCATCCTTCTGCAGCGGCAAGTGCTCCAAAATGTTGCTCAGCGTCACCGCCTCTGGGTAGGTTATGACGAGTTTGTCAACGACACCTTGCTCAATCAGATATTGAAGGCGACCTGCCGCTGCTTGCTCGCGTTAGCTCGGCTGCCAAAAACACAGCAGCTGCTGCGGGAAGCTCTACTGGAGTTCGCCGACGTCGAGGATCTAGTGATCCAAGGGGATGATTTCTCGCGGGTACTTCTCGATCGAGCGTCTGAAAGGTACCGCGACTTGCTTCAATTCTGCCGGCTAGTCTATGAGGGCACGACGGTTGCTCCCCAGGCCGGAGCCCATTCTTCATTCAGCCTTTTTTTTCCGATGGAAACGCTGTTTGAGGAATTCGTTGGCAGATTTGTGAAGCGAAACGCCCGTTATTTTGGCTTGTTGCCGGAGCAGGTCCACCTTCAGGCGCGAGGGCGTGGGCTATGGCTGCTACGTGACGAGAACCTTCAGGGACGGTTCCGGCTCCGGCCTGATATCGTCATCGATGATGTTGCGGGCGTACCGCAGATCATTCTGGACACAAAATGGAAGAGACTGGTTGACCTGAAAAGTGACGCCAAGAACGGCGTTTCACAGGCTGATCTCTATCAGCTATTTGCGTATGCCAGCCGATACAACTGCGAAAACAATGTGCTGCTGTATCCACATTCACCCGGCGTCGTATCCCGCAGCTACAGCATCGATGGCGATCCTTCGAAAAAACGCCTCAGAATTGAATGCCTAGACTTGGGATTTGATCTGTACCTGGAACGCGACAGGCTCCTCAACAACCTCGCTGCGATTCTCAATCCGACATCGAGCAGTGAGCCGGTAGTCGAAGGATGA
- a CDS encoding helix-turn-helix transcriptional regulator produces the protein MPTALADGQTAALLTVRQVAELLVCSPRHVYRLSDAGRMPRPVRLGGLIRWQKSEIDAWLAAGCPPARSMPKVG, from the coding sequence GTGCCCACTGCCTTGGCGGACGGGCAGACCGCCGCACTGCTCACGGTGCGGCAGGTCGCTGAATTGCTGGTTTGCAGCCCCCGGCATGTGTACCGGCTGAGTGATGCCGGGCGGATGCCCCGTCCGGTCCGCCTTGGCGGACTCATCCGCTGGCAGAAGTCCGAAATCGACGCTTGGCTGGCCGCTGGCTGCCCGCCGGCTCGCTCCATGCCGAAAGTCGGCTAG
- a CDS encoding DUF3987 domain-containing protein yields MSGALKHDRRDVAEQAVREAGWKLLSAVSYDPQHIDRLRLTAELFVDPVQVTIFLALAAYHRRNPDRRMVSDSEIARFMATSEGLSHLIHDDAKTGDVNTVTPSDLRRAFDNAYYVNDLAKSHAQVLQDALFERTATAGLAAAAQGVSDRQTLVANLRRVVDDLSQMAGTELQVSPTDPWELPIDGDDPWPKPLSPEALYGPAGEFVRIVGPETESDAAALLFHFLAYAGALFGRNRYFLVEAAQHYSNLFMCFVGQSSKGRKGSAHRNVERFFGLVDGAMGTFIISNVTSGLSSGEGLIYQVRDDVVSKGEIKEEGVADKRLIVVESEFANTLKVVRRETNTLSAIVRDAWDKGNLRTLTKQNPTRATGSHIVIVGHITRDELRRLLTETDQANGFTNRFLWICSGRSKLLPNGGHVPEERLTELVETVRAAVEFAHFYPGQVHRTEAAAALWEQAYPILAADRPGMLGSVTNRAEAQVLRLSLLFSILDCSGEIDVPHLRAALACWRYCEQSAQYAFGRGLGDKLADEILALLRVAGKAGKSRSELSAAYAHNKSGREICRALDVLQQSGLAYCRKSPSATGRGRPAEIWYAGRPDERNEENERSPECEGIPSFVSFNSYVEGGEAHAAGYVPQKPVGRILEDTEVDGINAAFDERSIESP; encoded by the coding sequence ATGAGTGGGGCATTGAAACACGACCGGCGGGACGTTGCCGAACAGGCGGTCCGGGAAGCGGGCTGGAAACTGCTGTCGGCAGTTTCCTACGATCCCCAGCACATCGACCGGCTGCGGCTGACGGCGGAGCTGTTCGTCGATCCGGTACAGGTCACGATCTTCCTCGCCCTGGCCGCGTATCATCGCCGGAATCCTGACCGGAGGATGGTATCTGATAGCGAGATCGCCCGGTTCATGGCGACGAGCGAAGGTCTGTCGCACCTGATTCACGACGATGCCAAGACCGGGGACGTCAACACGGTCACGCCGTCGGACCTGCGGCGTGCTTTCGACAACGCCTACTACGTCAACGACTTAGCCAAGTCGCATGCGCAGGTCTTGCAGGACGCCCTGTTCGAGCGAACGGCGACCGCGGGGTTGGCCGCGGCCGCGCAGGGGGTGAGCGATCGACAGACGCTGGTCGCCAATCTTCGACGCGTCGTTGACGACTTATCGCAGATGGCGGGAACCGAGTTGCAGGTGAGTCCTACCGATCCCTGGGAGCTGCCGATCGATGGGGACGATCCCTGGCCGAAACCGCTCAGTCCCGAGGCGCTGTACGGTCCGGCGGGAGAGTTCGTGCGGATCGTCGGTCCGGAGACCGAATCGGATGCGGCGGCGCTCCTGTTTCACTTCCTGGCATATGCCGGGGCGTTGTTCGGGCGGAACCGGTATTTCCTCGTCGAAGCCGCACAGCACTACTCGAATCTGTTTATGTGCTTCGTGGGGCAGTCGTCAAAGGGCAGGAAGGGTAGCGCACATCGCAACGTGGAACGGTTCTTCGGGCTGGTCGATGGCGCAATGGGGACATTCATCATCAGCAACGTCACTAGCGGGCTGTCGAGCGGCGAGGGACTGATCTATCAAGTTCGCGACGACGTGGTGTCGAAGGGAGAGATCAAGGAAGAGGGCGTCGCCGACAAGCGGCTGATCGTCGTGGAATCCGAGTTCGCGAACACGTTGAAGGTCGTCCGACGGGAGACGAACACCTTGTCCGCCATCGTGCGGGATGCCTGGGACAAGGGGAACCTGCGGACGCTGACCAAGCAGAATCCGACGCGGGCGACCGGATCGCACATCGTGATCGTCGGGCACATCACACGGGATGAGCTGCGGCGACTCCTGACCGAGACCGATCAAGCGAACGGATTCACGAACCGATTCCTGTGGATTTGCTCCGGCCGCTCGAAGTTGTTGCCGAACGGCGGGCACGTTCCCGAGGAGCGACTGACCGAGCTGGTGGAGACGGTCCGGGCCGCGGTGGAGTTTGCACACTTCTATCCCGGACAAGTCCACCGGACCGAGGCGGCGGCGGCGCTCTGGGAGCAGGCCTATCCGATCTTGGCCGCGGATCGTCCGGGGATGCTGGGAAGTGTCACCAACCGAGCCGAAGCTCAGGTCCTGCGGCTGAGCCTGCTGTTCTCGATTCTTGACTGCAGCGGCGAGATCGACGTGCCTCACCTGCGCGCCGCCCTGGCGTGCTGGCGATACTGCGAGCAGTCCGCCCAGTATGCGTTCGGTCGCGGTCTGGGGGATAAGCTCGCCGACGAGATTCTGGCGCTGCTGCGAGTGGCTGGCAAAGCGGGCAAGTCCCGGTCTGAACTGTCTGCCGCCTATGCTCACAACAAGTCCGGCCGTGAGATCTGCCGAGCGCTGGACGTGCTGCAACAGTCCGGTCTGGCGTACTGCCGGAAGTCGCCATCAGCGACCGGCCGAGGACGTCCCGCCGAGATCTGGTATGCGGGACGACCGGACGAAAGAAACGAAGAAAACGAAAGAAGTCCTGAATGCGAGGGGATTCCTTCGTTTGTTTCGTTTAATTCGTACGTGGAAGGTGGCGAGGCACATGCCGCGGGTTACGTCCCGCAGAAGCCGGTGGGGCGGATCTTGGAAGACACCGAGGTCGACGGGATTAACGCAGCTTTCGACGAACGTAGCATCGAATCGCCGTAG
- a CDS encoding helix-turn-helix domain-containing protein, which translates to MTGLSRPTLRSLVLNHGFPHIRVGHRVLFLPEAVRDWFSKQVVRLPPGSEAFVDNDAEFEADE; encoded by the coding sequence ATGACCGGGCTGAGTCGGCCAACGCTGCGAAGCCTTGTTCTGAATCACGGCTTTCCACACATCCGCGTTGGCCACCGTGTGCTTTTTCTTCCGGAAGCGGTTCGCGACTGGTTCTCCAAGCAGGTCGTAAGGCTTCCGCCCGGCTCAGAGGCGTTTGTTGACAACGATGCTGAGTTCGAAGCAGATGAGTGA